A section of the Hemibagrus wyckioides isolate EC202008001 linkage group LG04, SWU_Hwy_1.0, whole genome shotgun sequence genome encodes:
- the LOC131351660 gene encoding uncharacterized protein LOC131351660 isoform X1: MSFLSSVVSQSSWFCSNTCFHSGHQQVANPIIPYVGPIISGGLKPGMALYIQGVVPDNANQFSINLQTGQNKYDDIAFHFNPWIGQNVYLNSFQNGNWALRDCVPDESFTKGAAFNMFIVINTDGYEVYVNDLRRYMFQHRIPLDRVTTLAICGDVSIDFFGLCENWRRTGFTEQAVTSTGRSFSSFLPVPSEVSQQVIQPVLPHVGKIRDRLKPEMAVFFQGALPAHPKEFEINFQTGQSDSDDIAFHFNPRIGQYVSLNSFRNGSWDKEERVSDELFTKEAAFYMFVVIGLEGFEVYVNGLQLCRFNHRVPLENISTISIYGDVTIPIYGFIDNWNRSFTFTDFLKITGMGSSFPSLLPILSDISHPVILPTIPYVGTIRGGLKPDMAVFFQGTLPAHAKKFAINFQTGQSDSDDIAFHFNPCIGQYVCLNSYRNASWEQEESTSEKPFTKGAAFNMFIIINSEGYEVHVNGVQLCIFKHRIPLENITTLAIFGDISISIFSFIDNWSRSPLCMDQSNVTGCRSLFSKHLSIPSEISHPVIQPALPYMGSIKEEIRPDMALLFHGVVSEHGKSFEINLLTGDSGYDDIAFHISPHIGKSVALNSFMNGSWETEEYASDNPFSKGASFQMFFVINSEGYDVFVNNLKHCTFKHHIPLEKVSTLGIRGDVSINYFGFVENWSASSVARKMNELTISGMHIPLEISHPVVNPELPYRGPIPEGLRTDMAVTLQGALPADAKEFTINFQTGKNDGDDIAFHINPRIGDLVALNSFRNGSWETEEHASVTAFAKEEALDMSIAINSEGYEVYVNGLHHCTFKHRIPLEKVSTLGIFGDVNVKYFGFVENWSNSSNFKKINEITTGSLIDVRPEISAAVSNPEIPYVGVIPQGLKTDMGVMFQVSLPADTNDAVIFKNIHHETENLNEASMTVELNEIQNTSLTSGSLIDVPAEISHPVSDPEIPYVGTISGGLKTDMAVVFQGALPADSKEFTINFQTGKNDGDDIAFHINPRIGDLVALNSFRNGSWETEEHASVTAFAKEEALDMSIGINSEGYEVYVNGLHHCTFKHRIPLEKVSTLGIFGDVNIKYFGFLDNWSNSSIFKKISEIQDKTITTGSLIDVRPEISAAVSNPEIPYVGVIPQGLKTDMGVMFQVSLPADTNDAVIFKNIHHETENLNEASMTVELNEIQNTSLTSGSLIDVPAEISHPVSDPELQYVGVINQRLKTNRGMMFKVSLPADANDAVNLNTFHHGSKVGATIFNVFSNETWRNEFLHKLSISGDLMHIPSEISHPVIYPELPYRGPIPEGLRTDMAVTLQGALPADAKEFTINFQTGKNDGDDVAFHINPRIGDLVALNSFRNGSWETEEHASVTAFAKEAALDMSIGINSEGYEVYVNGLHQCTFKHRIPLEKVSTLGIFGDVNVKYFGFLENWSNSSIFKKINEIQDKTITTGSLIDVCPEISPAVSNPEIPYVGVIPQGLKIDRGFMFQVALPTEANDAVNLRSIHHGSEENIGESSMIVKMNEIQDTSLASGSLMDVPEESNPELQYVGVISQGLKTDMGIMFQVSLPADANDAVTVKSIHHESENLSESSMIVEMSEIQDTSVTSGSLIDVPAEISHPISNPEIPYVGAIPGGLKTDMAVVFQGALPADSKEFTVNFQTGKNDGDDIAFHINPRIGDLVALNSFRNGSWETEEHASVTAFAKEGALNMSIAINSEGYEVYVNGLHHCTFKHRIPLEKVSTLGIVGDVNVKYFGFVENWSSSSLALRENKELTLLPITSDKLALPFVSTIPGGIRADMAVLFCGTVFADSNEFEINFQTGQSSDDIAFNINPQIVRFLVLSSLRKGSWESEDLASDKGAAFNMFVAVRLEGYEVFVNGLRYCMFKHRIPSETISSLGIRGDVFVNFIGLIDNWSSCSMVMEKSCWRPIPISSQLSHPFSNLVLPYVGVIPGKARPDMAILFQGALPADANEFTINFQTGDSNGDDIAFHINPQLGHHVAINSFRNGSWETEESVSDKPFTKGASFNVFVVIKSEHYEVYVNGLELCTFKHRIPVENISTLGISGDVSINFIGFIETWSKFSFIIENNELTGMRSSSWRRSSQKMISTSA, from the exons ATGAGTTTCTTGAGTTCAGTTGTGTCCCAAAGCAGCTGGTTCTGTTCCAACACCTGCTTCCACTCTGGACACCAGCAAGTTGCCAATCCA ATAATTCCCTATGTTGGACCAATAATATCAGGTGGATTAAAACCAGGAATGGCTCTCTATATCCAAGGAGTTGTTCCTGATAATGCCAATCA GTTTTCAATAAATTTGCAAACAGGCCAGAATAAATACGACGACATCGCTTTTCACTTCAATCCCTGGATCGGTCAGAATGTATATCTGAACAGCTTCCAAAATGGAAACTGGGCATTGAGGGACTGTGTACCTGATGAGTCCTTCACCAAAGGAGCAGCCTTCAATATGTTCATTGTCATCAACACAGATGGTTATGAG GTTTATGTGAATGACTTAAGACGCTACATGTTCCAGCATCGCATTCCTTTAGACAGAGTTACTACACTCGCCATCTGCGGCGACGTTAGCAttgatttttttggtttgtgcGAA AACTGGAGAAGAACAGGCTTCACAGAGCAAGCAGTTACAAGCACAGGGAGATCTTTCTCCAGCTTCTTACCAGTTCCTTCTGAGGTGTCACAGCAAGTCATTCAGCCT GTTCTTCCCCATGTAGGTAAAATCAGGGACAGGTTAAAGCCAGAGATGGCTGTATTTTTCCAAGGAGCTCTTCCTGCACATCCCAAAGA GTTTGAGATAAATTTCCAAACAGGACAGTCTGATAGCGATGACATCGCTTTTCACTTCAACCCTCGCATTGGGCAGTATGTCTCGCTGAACAGTTTCAGGAATGGAAGTTGGGACAAGGAGGAACGTGTCTCTGATGAACTCTTTACCAAAGAAGCAGCTTTCTATATGTTTGTTGTGATCGGTTTAGAGGGCTTTgag GTTTATGTGAATGGTTTGCAACTCTGTAGGTTTAACCATCGCGTTCCTCTGGAGAACATTTCAACAATTAGCATTTATGGAGATGTTACAATCCCCATCTACGGTTTCATCGAT AACTGGAACAGATCCTTTACTTTTacggattttttaaaaatcacaggGATGGGAAGCTCATTCCCGAGTCTGTTACCCATCCTTTCGGATATTTCCCATCCTGTCATTCTTCCT ACAATTCCATATGTGGGAACAATCAGAGGAGGGCTTAAACCAGATATGGCTGTATTTTTTCAAGGCACTCTTCCTGCACATGCCAAAAA GTTTGCAATAAATTTCCAAACAGGACAGTCTGATAGCGATGACATTGCTTTCCACTTCAACCCTTGCATCGGTCAATATGTTTGCCTGAACAGCTACAGAAATGCAAGCTGGGAGCAGGAGGAATCTACATCTGAGAAACCTTTTACCAAGGGAGCAGCTTTCAATatgtttatcatcatcaatTCCGAGGGCTATGAG GTCCACGTGAACGGTGTCCAACTTTGTATATTTAAGCACCGCATTCCTTTAGAGAACATTACTACACTTGCCATATTCGGAGATATTTCGATCTCCATCTTTAGCTTCATTGAT AACTGGAGTCGGTCACCTTTATGTATGGACCAATCAAATGTCACAGGATGTAGGAGCTTGTTCTCCAAACACTTATCTATTCCTTCAGAGATTTCACATCCAGTCATCCAGCCT GCACTACCGTATATGGGGAGcataaaagaagaaataagaCCAGATATGGCTCTTTTGTTCCATGGTGTGGTTTCAGAACATGGCAAAAG CTTTGAGATCAACCTTCTGACAGGTGACTCTGGTTATGATGACATTGCATTTCACATCAGTCCTCATATTGGTAAATCTGTGGCCTTAAACAGCTTCATGAATGGCAGCTGGGAGACTGAGGAATACGCCTCGGACAATCCCTTCAGCAAGGGAGCATCCTTTCAGATGTTTTTTGTAATCAACTCAGAGGGCTATGAC GTCTTTGTCAACAACCTGAAACACTGTACATTCAAACACCATATTCCTTTGGAGAAGGTTTCAACACTTGGCATTCGTGGAGATGTTTCCATTAACTACTTTGGTTTTGTTGAA AATTGGAGCGCGTCCTCCGTGGCTAGGAAAATGAATGAGTTGACCATTTCCGGGATGCACATTCCATTAGAGATTTCACATCCAGTTGTCAACCCT GAACTTCCATATAGAGGTCCAATCCCAGAAGGTTTAAGGACAGATATGGCTGTAACTCTTCAAGGAGCTCTTCCTGCAGATGCCAAAGA GTTTACGATAAATTTCCAGACGGGTaaaaatgatggtgatgacatcGCTTTTCACATCAATCCCCGAATTGGTGATTTAGTGGCTTTAAACAGCTTTAGAAATGGTAGCTGGGAGACTGAGGAACATGCCTCTGTCACAGCCTTTGCCAAGGAAGAAGCCTTGGATATGTCCATTGCCATCAACTCAGAGGGATATGAG GTCTATGTGAATGGATTACACCACTGTACATTCAAGCACCGTATTCCTTTAGAGAAGGTTTCTACACTTGGCATTTTTGGAGATGTTAACGTCAAATACTTCGGATTTGTTGAA AATTGGAGTAACTCCTCCAATTTTAAGAAAATTAATGAAATCACTACTGGGAGCCTGATCGATGTCCGTCCTGAGATTTCAGCTGCGGTCAGCAACCCT GAAATTCCATATGTAGGTGTAATCCCTCAAGGATTAAAGACAGACATGGGCGTCATGTTCCAAGTGTCTCTTCCTGCAGATACCAATGA TGCAGTGATCTTCAAAAATATTCACCATGAGACTGAA AACTTGAACGAAGCCTCCATGACTGTGGAACTGAATGAAATCCAGAACACATCACTGACTAGTGGGAGTCTGATAGACGTCCCAGCAGAGATTTCTCATCCAGTCAGCGACCCT GAAATTCCATATGTAGGTACAATCTCAGGAGGATTAAAGACAGACATGGCTGTAGTCTTTCAAGGAGCTCTTCCTGCAGATTCCAAAGA GTTTACGATAAATTTCCAGACGGGTaaaaatgatggtgatgacatcGCTTTTCACATCAACCCCCGAATTGGTGATTTAGTGGCTTTAAACAGCTTTAGAAATGGTAGCTGGGAGACTGAGGAACATGCCTCTGTCACAGCCTTTGCCAAGGAAGAAGCTTTGGATATGTCCATTGGCATCAACTCAGAGGGATATGAG GTCTATGTGAATGGATTACACCACTGTACATTCAAGCATCGCATTCCTTTAGAGAAGGTTTCTACACTTGGTATTTTTGGAGACGTTAACATCAAATACTTTGGATTTCTTGAT AACTGGAGTAACTCCTCCATTTTTAAGAAAATTAGTGAAATCCAAGACAAGACAATCACTACTGGGAGCCTGATCGATGTCCGTCCTGAGATTTCAGCTGCGGTCAGCAACCCT GAAATTCCATATGTAGGTGTAATCCCTCAAGGATTAAAGACAGACATGGGCGTCATGTTCCAAGTGTCTCTTCCTGCAGATACCAATGA TGCAGTGATCTTCAAAAATATTCACCATGAGACTGAA AACTTGAACGAAGCCTCCATGACTGTGGAACTGAATGAAATCCAGAACACATCACTGACTAGTGGGAGTCTGATAGACGTCCCAGCAGAGATTTCTCATCCAGTCAGCGACCCT GAACTTCAATATGTTGGTGTAATAAATCAAAGATTAAAGACAAACAGGGGCATGATGTTCAAAGTGTCTCTTCCTGCAGATGCCAATGA TGCTGTGAACTTAAATACTTTTCACCATGGAAGTAAAGTTGGTGCAACTATCTTCAATGTTTTTAGTAATGAGACATGGAGAAATGAATTCCTGCATAAGCTGAGCATTTCTGGGGACCTGATGCACATTCCATCCGAGATTTCACATCCAGTCATCTACCCT GAACTTCCATACAGAGGTCCAATCCCAGAAGGTTTAAGGACAGATATGGCTGTAACCCTTCAAGGAGCTCTTCCTGCAGATGCCAAAGA GTTTACGATAAATTTCCAGACGGGTAAAAATGATGGCGATGACGTCGCTTTTCACATCAACCCCCGAATTGGAGATTTAGTGGCTTTAAACAGCTTTAGAAATGGTAGCTGGGAGACTGAGGAACATGCCTCTGTCACAGCCTTTGCCAAGGAAGCAGCCTTGGATATGTCCATTGGCATCAACTCAGAGGGATATGAG GTCTATGTGAATGGATTACACCAGTGTACATTCAAGCACCGCATTCCTTTAGAGAAGGTTTCTACACTTGGTATTTTTGGAGATGTTAACGTCAAATACTTTGGATTTCTTGAA AACTGGAGTAACTCCTCcatttttaagaaaattaaTGAAATCCAAGACAAGACAATCACTACTGGGAGCCTGATCGATGTCTGTCCTGAGATTTCACCTGCGGTCAGCAACCCT GAAATTCCCTATGTTGGTGTAATCCCTCAAGGGTTAAAGATAGACAGGGGCTTCATGTTCCAAGTGGCTCTTCCTACAGAAGCCAATGA TGCTGTAAACCTCAGAAGTATTCACCATGGAAGTGAAGAA AACATAGGCGAATCCTCTATgattgtgaaaatgaatgaaatccaGGACACGTCACTGGCCAGTGGGAGCCTGATGGACGTCCCAGAGGAGAGCAACCCT GAACTTCAATATGTTGGTGTAATCTCCCAAGGGTTAAAGACAGACATGGGCATCATGTTCCAAGTGTCTCTACCTGCAGATGCCAATGA TGCTGTGACCGTCAAAAGTATTCACCATGAAAGTGAA aACTTAAGTGAATCCTCCATGATTGTGGAAATGTCTGAAATCCAGGACACGTCAGTGACTAGTGGGAGCCTGATAGACGTCCCAGCAGAGATTTCACATCCAATCAGCAACCCT GAAATTCCATATGTAGGTGCAATCCCAGGAGGATTGAAGACAGACATGGCTGTAGTCTTTCAAGGAGCTCTTCCTGCAGATTCGAAAGA GTTTACAGTTAATTTCCAGACGGGTaaaaatgatggtgatgacatcGCTTTTCACATCAATCCCCGAATTGGTGATTTAGTGGCTTTAAACAGCTTTAGAAATGGTAGCTGGGAGACTGAGGAACATGCCTCTGTCACAGCCTTTGCCAAGGAAGGCGCCTTGAATATGTCCATTGCCATCAACTCAGAGGGATATGAG GTCTATGTGAATGGATTACACCACTGTACATTCAAGCACCGCATTCCTTTAGAGAAGGTTTCTACACTTGGTATTGTTGGAGATGTTAACGTCAAATACTTCGGATTTGTTGAA AACTGGAGCAGTTCTTCCTTGGCgttgagagaaaataaagaactCACACTTCTACCCATCACGTCAGACAAGCTT GCGCTTCCATTTGTAAGCACCATCCCGGGTGGGATAAGAGCAGATATGGCTGTACTGTTTTGTGGGACAGTTTTTGCAGACTCAAATGA gtTTGAAATAAATTTCCAAACAGGTCAGTCCTCGGATGATATCGCTTTTAACATCAATCCCCAAATTGTCCGTTTCCTGGTGCTAAGCAGCCTCAGAAAAGGTAGTTGGGAAAGTGAAGATTTAGCTTCAGACAAGGGAGCAGCCTTCAATATGTTTGTTGCCGTCAGATTGGAGGGTTATGAG GTCTTTGTGAATGGCCTGCGGTATTGCATGTTCAAGCATCGCATTCCTTCAGAGACCATTTCTTCACTTGGCATTCGTGGAGATGTTTTCGTCAATTTTATCGGTCTAATTGAC AACTGGAGTAGCTGCTCCATGGTTATGGAAAAATCTTGCTGGAGACCGATACCAATCTCATCACAGCTTTCACATCCATTCAGCAACTTG GTCCTTCCTTATGTAGGAGTGATCCCAGGAAAGGCAAGACCAGATATGGCTATCTTGTTCCAAGGGGCTCTTCCAGCAGATGCCAATGA gTTTACAATCAATTTCCAAACAGGTGACTCTAATGGTGATGACATCGCCTTTCACATTAACCCCCAACTTGGCCATCATGTGGCAATAAACAGCTTCAGAAATGGTAGCTGGGAGACTGAGGAATCTGTCTCGGACAAACCCTTCACCAAGGGAGCGTCCTTTAATGTGTTTGTCGTCATTAAATCTGAGCACTATGAG GTCTACGTGAATGGCTTGGAACTTTGCACATTCAAACACCGTATTCCTGTAGAGAACATTTCTACACTTGGCATTTCTGGAGATGTTTCCATCAATTTCATTGGTTTTATTGAG ACCTGGAGCAAATTTTCCTTCATcatagaaaataatgaactcaCAGGCATGCGAAGCTCGTCCTGGAGACGCTCGTCCCAAAAGATGATCAGCACGTCAGCTTAA